GCCATTGACACAGAAGAATGATACTGGGTAACTCTTCTTAGCTGCTGCCATTTTATCAGCAGGAAAGTTTTAGTGCCTATAACAACCTAGACTTAATTAGTCCCATAAACTGGTGCTTTTCCCCTTAACAGATCAGGACTGATTACTGGTAAAAACTAATAATATATCCCTTTATTTCTGCACTGGGCCACACTCAATCCTAGATCTGGGCAGACTGCCCTGCAAGGTTCCGTTACCTCAGTGATCTCGATTCCTTTTTTCAGTATCCATAACCTCATGCCGAGATTTAAATTCCAGTTAATCTACCAACCTGAGATTCAACAACGGTCCTGTCCATTTATTTAGTGCTTGAAATTGAGACTTTCACACAGTGCAACCTAGCAGTCATACATAAATCATCACTTATAACCACACTTTGAAGACAGCTGTGTTAGTCAGTGGGATTTTACTTCTCAGGAGATTTTACTTTCCCTTGATCTTCCACTTTTTTGATGGCAGCTTGGATAGCTTCTTGATCACCCAGAAACCGGTGAGGACCCAGGGGGTGCAGATTCTCATCAAGTTCAAGAAGTATGGGCACACCAGTTGGGAGAGTAACATTCATGATGTCCTTATCAGAGATGCCTggcaaagggaaacaaaaaaacagttaCACCTAGCGAACAGCTTCCTAGCCATCTACCTAGCTCAACCTTATTTCTGAGATTATCGAATCTTAAAACAGTCAAGGACATGTTCCAGCCTCCATCAACAACACCAGCTACTCAAGGGTCAATTCCCAGCTAGATCACAGCTTTGTCAGTGTTTTAGCAACAGCTAAAGGAGGGAATTCCCATCAAGGTGAATACAGTGACTTCATTTTTCAGTCTACAcatgtgaaaaacaggaaaagattgCCCTGGAGACTATAACTTTCCTTTAATACAGGACATTGAGGATAATATGTTCTCCTCCATATCTTCCCAACTCATGCATCACAAAAGAGGATTAGAGTCCACATGTACTACTCCAAGATGAAACAACCTCTGCTAAGTAACCAGTTCAAACAGTCTCTTTAAAAGGGCAGGACACAAAGGTTAATTCCCCTCTTAAATTCTCTACGCAAAGCTTCTCACACAAGCTGtcttaaaaatcagtatttaattCTTCCAGTGTAAGGATCACCATTTGCCCACATCCAATTTCTCAAAAGCAAGTTTATAGCGTCTTACCTACAGTACTATTCTCAGAATTACTAGACACAGGATATTCATTTCCACTTTCAaatgagagagagggagagggaaagaaaagggacAAAGTCAACATATACAGCTTGGagcattttcctgtatttttccacTTCAATGAAATAAGGTGTACCTGGGGAGAAAATTTATTTATCTAGCTGTGCTTAAAATATTCTGGGGCTCTAATCTCTGAAATTGCTGGTTATTTCTACATCTAACACACAAGTCTTCAAAGCACCCAAGTGAATTTGGAGACAAAATCTCCTACTAAAGTTTCCACACAGGTCTAAGTAGTTGTATTAAGCAGCAGTGACTGCAGAGACATTATTCCTCACAAATTTCAGGCAAAAGAAATCTACTGTCATTGGGAATgtcagtatttctttttctcccctttttagAAGCACTGaggtcacagcagcagcctgctgtTGTAAAGCAGGACAGATTTAAGTAATTCTTGCTTAAAAAATGCACACAATCAAGCTTCTAAAACAATGACACCATATGAACTAAACCATGGCACATGAAGAAAACATCCTCTTGAACAGCTGACAGAACAGATGGTTCTCATAACACATGGGTGCAAATATACCAGTGATTTTCACATTAAGTAGAAAAGCAGAGCCAACGTATTAACAGGAAAACCCACAAAGTCAAGCCACTCAGCAACAGTGGGATGACAGCAGGTCAGGAAAAACAGAAGTAATCACAAGGTGAGAATCATTTTATGCCCCTGCTCAGAGACTACACAGGCAGTGACCTGTTCTCGTTTTGATGAGGCTAAGTACTCAGTTCAGATGCAGATTAGCCCTAAATTTCAGAAGAGCATGGAACAAGAGAAACAGACAAATGCTTGCAAGAGGCTTACACCCTGGTACATACTGAACCATCAGTCCATTAAAAAGAGTCATGCTCCTCCAGTTTAAGCAATCCCTGCACACAAGGGATAAATAATTCACCTGTTGTAGGCAGCAGAAACACAGACCAacagaaaaacactgaagaacATCTGAGATTTTAAAACCACATGGAAATCAATAGGAAAAATACTGAGTCCATGTACCAGGCACAAGCACTATTCTCAAGGACTTTGGTTTGCAAAACAAGCAGCCAAGCTGCCTGACCTCTTATTCCAAGCATCCTTAAACACATTAGATTCTAACAACATACACATGATCACCGCATATCCACAGAGAATTTGGCTCTAGGAAGTGTGCTGTCCACCTCCCACACAGTCTCCCAAACGAAACCATTCAGATACACACAAAGCAGATGAAGTCATGCAGGAGTATTTAGGCAAACCACACAATGCGGTCAGCAGCCAGGATATTTAAAGATTTCCTCTAAAGATGGATTAAACAAAACTACTGTAGCTACGTGGGTTCAGAAATGCACTTTACTGTTTTTACAGAACACAAAGTGACCACACCAATGTCAAGTAGTATTGATTTACAACACAAAACAGTGCAGTCTGGGATAAACAAGCTGCAGCAAGCACATTGGCTTTCTCCTCAAGATTCTTCCTCACGCAGAAACGCTGCCTCACAGCCAGAAGGCTGGAACTGCAAGTTGAAGCCAGGTGGAAATCCTAAAGAAACAATAGCACCCTGTTGCTTTATTTCAGCACTGTTACTGTCTTTGCATAGTGTTTCTGTTCTTCAGGAAGCAAGATGCTGATCAGGGTTGTCACCCAGGCTCTCCAGTTGCAGGCAAAATGCACACAGAACACTCCCCACCCAGCAGGCTAGGTGGACAGTGAAGAGATCACATCTTACACTCCAGCCATTGCAAGCACAAGCTAACTGCTATCCAATTACTTCATGTGCTGTAATTACAGCCAAGTGACCTTTTCTTGCACTTCATCTGAACTTGCCTGTGTCACAAGCCCACCCTATCTCACACAGAAGAAGGGTGAAATCAGGGCAAGGACTCAACTGCTGACTACAAGGTGCAATGGGAATTAAGATCGTAAGAAGGAACACACTTTCCTCCAGTATAGCACTAAAGCCTGGGTTCTCAGCACTGCTGAAGGGTACTGTGTTGCCAGAAGCAGTCCTTCTCCACAAAGGTTTAGAACGAAGGTCCTACCTAGCTACAGCCATGAGAACCCACAGACATTACTGAAGTACTCAGGATGcctttccccaggaccccagataAAATGCTGACGGGGCAACTACCTTCCTCaagtgtgattctgtgacaactcCCATGTTCTCTCTCATGAGCACCTGCTAAATGCTGCTCCTTAATAGCACCTATATAGCAGGAAGCCATTAGATACATGAACATTGTAAGAATTTCATACAGCACTTCTTGCAAAAAAGATCTTCCAAAATCACATTCAGAATTCTTTCCTGGATCACATGCTCCATTTAGCTGAACTGTGTGATCAAACAGAGACCAGTAATATCTCTATGCACCTTGTAAAGTCCTACAGAGGCAAGTTCCATTGGGCTTGATTTTGAGCACCTACACCCAACTTCTACAAGCTTAGCTTGTCCCCCTCTCTCACCTGCTCTTACCAAGGTCCTTCCTTCTATTCTTATGGTCAGAACACcacaaaaaccacaacagctaTTGAGAGTAGCTACACCCCTCCTCCCCTGTATGTCAACTACACTTGAGGCCAAATGATTCATCCGACAAAATACACATGATACATATAAATTTAGCCACAATGGGCTTGCTCTAGAACTGGTACTTTGTAATTGAGGTCCAAATCAGGTCATAGCAGCCCTCCCACAAGCTTAATGAAAACAGTGAAGCTTTACCCTAATAAGTTAAATATTCAGGGCCAGATTCTCACCTCTCTGCAGGCTGGCAGAGGATCTACCttcagcagaggagaaaagagggCACAGTGTCAGAACCTGGCTATTAATTTTTACAGAACATTAGCTCACTGCACTGATTTTAAGCAAAGGAGGAAGAGGGGTGTGCTACAACCATGGATGCAGCATGTTATCTACATCTGTTTCACCCTTATGCCTGCCAAGACTTTGGATGTCTGCACTACCACCACTAGGAACTCAGGATAACACCGTGACAAAGGGGAGTTCTGACCATGCAACTCTAGAGCCTACCAGCATACATACTGCCCTTGGACAGAGCTCTGGCAAAAGGTCTCCATCTCTGGCTGAAGCCGTATTGAGAATACCTCAAGCCCAAGTttgtggaaaactgttgctaatAACTCATGTCTGAAACTTTCTGTCCCAGCTGCAGACCCTGGTCAGGCTGTTCTAGCACTTCTGCACTATCATCAGGCACTTGCCAGGCCCTTCCCTGAGCTGATTCAAACGACTAACATGACAGAAAACTACCCATTCCTTGCTGTTTCTTGCAAGTTGACAGGCAAACCTAACTTGCAAAAAGGCCCAGCAAGCTCACAAGAAATAAGTAGCAGAAGCACAGAGCAGAGCGGGATGAATGACAGGGAGTGCAAGACCATATCATCTCAGCAGCAGAGAGTTGTTACATCTCAAGCTGGTTTCTGTAACTGCCCTCAGACATCTGTCACATAAGTAGTATCTCTTTAAGAAGGTTGAGCAGTAAAATCAATAAAATAGCCTTATTAGATAGTCCTCAACACACCATCCACACCAGGATTCACAACATGTAGCTCCAGTGTGTAAACTACTGGAAAACTGTAACCACGCAAGTATCACGCTCACAGTAATGCAAAAAAGTAAAATCCTCAAGGGCACTGCTCTCCCTGCTCACCAGCTGGCGAGACCAGCATCAGGCCTTCCCAGTACCACATTCCACCTGCAAGCCCAGTTCCAGAGCTCTGTCCCAGCTCTGTCACGACAACCAGACAAGCCCAATGGGTACTACGTCTGCATCTTTCTCCCAGAGACCAGATAActcctcccctctttttttccacCCTGAGCACAAGGCTCAGTGACCACCACACCATATCCAAGAGATGGCAACGTTTCAACAGGGAGGAAATTCTAGAATCAGGCCTTCCACAAGATGCTGCCTTGAGGAACTTAATGCCAGTCCTCAGGGTTGGATGGTTGGGAGGCAAGAAAAGTTGAGACAGCCCATCAATTCTTCTGCCAGACATCTGGAAAATTAGTCCATTAGACTTGATCTCCAATTAGTACTTCAACAGAAACAGGGCAAGCTGGTCACAATGATTACACTAATGTCTTCACAATGGGACACTGCTAAGAGTCTCAATCTGAAGTATCAGTTATTACATAAAAAACAATTTCTCCTTCAAAGAATTGAAAAAATTACCTGTAAATAGACCCTGTGCATCTAGGATGCTTAGTTAGCACATATCAACTGATGCTTGCATAATCAGTATGGTGTTTCAGCATCCAAAGTAAAATCCATCAAACAAGTCTCCTATGGTTACTTTAGATACTCTTCTCATTAACATCTTGTTGCTATTGCTTTTCCAATGCATCAAAGATGGTATAGCACAAAATACAAAACTATGGGCTGTCGAAAGACCTGAGTTAGAGGTCATGGTCCACACCAATAGGTGTCACAGAACAAACTATTTGCAAGTTATGACAAGACTCTTCCACCAGCAAGCACAAGACTGTTGCCTGAAGAAAAATTTACTTTTAGAGAGCCTTTCTAACCCTAACATATAATGAAAACTGTCCTCTTGCTTTGCCAAGTTTGAGTTGTGCCTGTGATTCCTACCATCATCACATACATCACCTGAATATGATGCAAAGAATAAGTGCTCCAAAAGGACTGAACAAGCTCAGTTACAAGGCTTCAGAAAATGATGCTAACATTGTATCTGTCAGGATTACACAAAACAGCCACATTTGTCACTGGCAGCATTTATCATATTCACAGGGATTACCTAGAAAGAGGAACACAGCCCAGAGTCCCCACTGGACCTAACAGCTCACAGCACGGAGGTCTTCAGCTGCACCCTCTGGGAGAAACGTAACTCAGCCCACCAGGAAAGAAGAGCAAGCTCTCAGAGAAGCTGCTGTTTCTGATCTCCAAGTGCATTCAATAGTATGGTTCTGTTTGTGTTAAACACTTTTCAGAAAGACTACTGGGGTTTCACTTTTTAAGTTCTCACATGCAAACCATGGCAAATTCTAACGTATATGAAGTGCGTGTAATGAGGTCCAGAGTAATGAGAAAACAAGAATCCAAACCCACAATCAAAGCCTTGTTAGCCTGACATTCCGTTGCTCTGATGATTTGTGTGCAAGTAGAAAACAGATCCACATTTCAAGCTCCTTACCAATTACTCctaacaaggggaaaaaaaaagagaactgcaGGCATGTTTCAAAAAATACCTCCTTGAAATAGTAACTTTAAGGACACTCTGAAGTCtttcagaaaatacattaaatttcACACCAAAACAATTACAATTGTTTCACCAGATCAAACTGAATTAAAACATTCCTGTTTACTGCCTTTTAAAGTCTGAGCTACAGCTTCCAGGATTAAGTTATCACTATGACTAAAACATCCAAGCAGTCATGTAGGATTGCTGCTTGAGGCATTTGGAGCCCAATtttctaaacacaaaaaaaacatgTCTGCAGCTAAGACAGGGTGGCCTAGATATTTCCACTCAAGTGCAGAACATACTAAACTTGCCAAAAATTCCACAAAAGCAAAGCCCACCTCACAGCAGGTGCTATAAATACAACAGACTGACAAACTTTAGGCACTGTTGAATCAGGTCTAACTTCAGCAAGGCTCCACAGCAGCTCACAGTTGACAGCCTTTCAGGAGAGACAGGGAGAGGCAGTCAGCAATGAAGACAAGGAACCTCTTAGATCCAGCCAGATACAGGTTGGAGCTCTGAAAAATTAAGAGAGCAGGCTGCAGAATCAGGGGTCTTAAAGCTCTGTTCATGCCACCCATCAGGCCAGCTCTACAGCAGTCCCAAGTCTCCAGTGCATAAAGGGCATCTGGCAACTGCTCCTCTGTGAGCTGGGGTAGCTTATGGACAGTCCTCAGTCAGAACTAGCTAGATGCTCTGCCAAGGATTCCTCACATTTCCCTCTGTAAGCATATGCTGAGAGGGACTAGGTGTAGTGTAGGACAGACAAGAGACACAGCTCTATTCTACATTGGTTGAGTGTAGGCAGCCCTTGAAGAGTTATATCTAACAGATTGTCCCAAGTAAAAGCTTCGCAGCTCCTCTAACCTACACTGTTCTCTGATCTCAACATCACAAGGAATCCAGCCATACTGACTTTAAAGCAACCTTCACCAGTCACTGATGCTGGTAGTTCTAGCCTTGGTGCATGTCTGCACAGAAAACAGCCCAAGGCTTCTGCTGAAGCTGTGGTCAGCTTGCAGCATTTCATCCCTAAAGGGCTTGGCCAGTGTGGTTTCATGGAACTGATTCAGTTCTTTAGGGGGGAGGCGGGGAGACACCATGTACATGGATCCTCCTGCCCCTTTTTCCTTTGTAATTCTTTATCATTTCACACAGTGTGGACAACCACCCTGAGCACATCAGTGGAACTGGCTGAACCAGCCTTCCTCCTTCATCCAAGCAGTGATCCGTACACCAGAATTCATAGCCTCTATAGTTCCAGAAGCCCAGGGAATAAGCATGTACAAGTGGCTTCTGACTCCTGCTAAAGCATCATCTGTCCTGACTGCTCCAGCACGCCTCAATGCAGTAAGTGTTCAGCAGAGTCAGAGCTGTAGAGGCACACACCAGAGGGTTTCGTAACTAAAAAATTGAGCAGACATAATCCAGTCAGTGCATACTTGCAATTACACCTCTAGTAGGCTGCATTCATACATGTATAATCACTAAAGTCTACTCTATCCACAGACAAAGAAATTAATACAGTCCATCTTCCAGTTTAGGATGACCTAAACTAGAAATCATGTCATTAAAGAGGCAGAGGGGGAAGCCAGCAATGACTTAAATACAAATCACATCCTTTTCAAGTCTCAAATAAACAGCCTCATGCTAAGCTACCAACTTAGCTGTTTATTGGAAGGCATTTTCTATATTGGGAAATACAGTACTTGCATAAGCTTTAGCAAGTGCCTACTCTCTGCAGAACTCCCTGTCACACCAGCTTTTTTAAGTAAAGAATTATCAGGAATGAAGCCTCAGAAGTGACCCACCACAGTAATAGTCAAGAACACCTTCCACAACCCAAGACAAGcacttttttctgctgtgttataGCAACACTTGTTTAATGAACAGATTATGACTTCAACTCTTCTGACAAAGCAGCTGAATAAATCTAAAAATAGTTATAGCCTGGAGAGTTTGTGTCGATCTACACCAACCACAAAGTTAGTTTGAATATAGTAGTTCAAAATGAGCAGTGAGAAATCAGGGGAAAGCATCTGACTCTTCTCTTAACTACATTAACCTAACTCCCTCCCCCTTTCGCATGCCCCAGTTCAATTCCTGTTCCAATAGGTCAACTTCTTACTTCCTCCATGTAGACCACAGACATTAAGTGTTACATTGCCCATTCCATATGCCACAGAACAAGATGTAAAGCTCTAAGCAGCTGAGTAAGGAGATGAGGGGAAGGCTGACAGGAAGACCCTTACCTTCTATGTGCTTCAGCAATGCCCTGCTGCTGTTACCATGAGCAGAGATAAGGATCATTTTGCCACTTTTCAGTTCTGGTACTATCTTTTCATTCCAATAGGGAAGGAGTCTATCAAGCACATCTTTTAGACTTTCAGCCTTCGGTAGATTATCCTGAGAGACATCACAGCATTTATACCGGCGATCATTGTATATCTCTTCATAGTAAGGATGAGATTCAGTTATGGGAGGTGGTGTAACATCATAGCTTCTCCTCCATATTTTCACTTGCTCCTCCCCATGATTCAGAGCCATTTCTGCTCTGTTGAGGCCGATCAGTGCACCATAGTGACGTTCATTCAGTCTCCAGGAGCTCTGCATGGGGACCCACTCTTGGCCCATCTCTTCCAGGACAAGCCATGCAGTCTGGATGGAGCGGCTGAGTACAGAGGTGAAGACGAGGTCAAACTCAAAGCCCAGCGCTTTCAGGTGTTTGCCACAGTTCTGAGCTTCCTTTACCCCATTACTGCTCAGCTTCTGGTCCACCCAGCTGCAGAAGCGATTCTCCTTGTTCCAGGCTCCTTCCCCGTGTCTTAAGAGAACAAGCCTGTACTTAGCCATTTCAGTTGCAGCTTAGCACAGATGACAACAGGTCTGGCATCTAACAATGATGCATCTGCACAGAGACAGGAGACAGATACATCAAACGTCCCACAGATAATGCATTAAAAGTAGTAATACAGCAAAGAGTAGACAACTACCAGAATCAGAGCAGCCACAGAAACAAGTGTCTGCTATGTTTTTACCTTTGAGGTCTCTGAAATCTGAATTCCTTCCCACTCTCACGTGGGAGGAAAAGCACCATCCTCCACCCAGCTTGTTGCAACTAGCCCACTTAACCCACTGATCAGTAGTAGATTTGTACAAGCTGTTCCTGCCTACATATTTCCCAGAAGTGCTTGAACAGGGCCTCACCCAACACCAGAGGCTCCCAACTAGAGAAGCATATCTCACTCTCACCACTGAGGCAAGACATGGAGCCCATGCCTGTAAGACCTGCCCAGAGCCACAGCGGCTCTGACAGGGTGCAGGCACAGACAGCAGCTGTGATCCTCAGCCAGAGCAACTGGAGAGGAGGACCACAGAATTGGAACTGGCAATACACAGAACCATCTTTCCTCAAAAGACATATCATGCTCTGCATAACTTGTTTCCTCACATCCCCATCTT
The window above is part of the Opisthocomus hoazin isolate bOpiHoa1 chromosome 1, bOpiHoa1.hap1, whole genome shotgun sequence genome. Proteins encoded here:
- the BPGM gene encoding bisphosphoglycerate mutase, which encodes MAKYRLVLLRHGEGAWNKENRFCSWVDQKLSSNGVKEAQNCGKHLKALGFEFDLVFTSVLSRSIQTAWLVLEEMGQEWVPMQSSWRLNERHYGALIGLNRAEMALNHGEEQVKIWRRSYDVTPPPITESHPYYEEIYNDRRYKCCDVSQDNLPKAESLKDVLDRLLPYWNEKIVPELKSGKMILISAHGNSSRALLKHIEGISDKDIMNVTLPTGVPILLELDENLHPLGPHRFLGDQEAIQAAIKKVEDQGKVKSPEK